The genomic window tttaatgtcactatgtatccttccgccgtatgtaaacaaaaacattgccatgtgacaaatgtcaaatggtttgtttacaatcaccagctgtcaaaacaatgtgtgtatatatgtatatatatatatatataagtaatttgaatatgatctaagtatacatgtatatgttcataacattatttatgatacccaatggtaaaaatattaaaaaataagtttgttagctaaagaaataacatataatttaaagtaaatttttaggagaatttataaatttacaacatttatgtaagcaatagatatcatcatttagtacagttcaacacagttttctgcatctgaaaaaaaaagtattgtaaattatacatatggctgtccatctaagcaatctggaaaagactaaggattgaaggtttaataaaattaacaaattcagatgaaaacatttaaaaatgaattttcttcttttatttaataaacccctaccattttgccggttaaggccacaaataaaaatatggttatatacattttcctgagtatacttattagacaaaatcataattttatgaacagtaaaattgtggtgaagaattgacagtaatttctataccacttatatgcattatttatttgtggccctggatggggactggctttttgttttccaagtaagttcactgaaaaatgaagacacacaacaaaataaaatgtttcacatacacctatacgaatccagaaatgaaatttattattaatttcataatacgtgtaatataaagttaatacataaagttccagtaatcaacatacttaatgggaatgcataaaagaaaaaaaaatgtttcaaaccccaatacttacagttgcccaggtgtttattacatacagacctcaataagcacacccgggtaaatcatcaagaggaactgccagtacttcactgtctccatctacttgctgtgtcgtaacctcaaattcttcgctgtcactgtcttcacttgaactatcctcgccgaggtggatgatgagtggatgaatggtgccgctgtctatgtggacttctctctcccagtctgcttgaattagcttctccacgtgatccacacacctcgcccatctaaaaaaattaatgtatacagtaaaacctctatataaatgacctgtttatagcaaaaaccactctataacaaaatatgtttgtttctgtcaaaacggcatagtaaacaatgcatggcatgctctttattacatacaattttgaactcactccacaagaaactatttttaaacacaacaaaactcatttaatgtgttttcctcaactatcaaagctattatttaatacttgaagtaacatgttttgttttatgttatctgaaaaaaaaaattatagtggtttattcaagatataataaagctgtaaatattatatatgttatcaataaaggcttagaatgcatatgataaaatatttatttcataagttttgtgtttgtttttggttaaaatttgtcccagacaaaaacagtgagatatagcgaaaatttaattttttgaatagttttgatgatttactgtatatgtatttcactataataacataacttttgaaaatactaatgtgcaagaactacatgtgtaaatacctattcaagttcgctagatgaaaatattcaaaattctctacgttgaaattttatctgaatattgaaatctgcctacagcactgaacccaccataactttaaagtcattgacacaagattaagcataacagaaagtaatatcacaattactaataaatacaaaactatttatggaaatgaaacaattgcaaatggactgcaattacaaaaaaaaaaaaaaaccttgcaaataagtcaccactgttagatctagaaactacacagatatgtatgaatcacatgggaataaaattacaaacacaaacacgaacacaaacacatacatgcaacacattttcaaaacgacaactacacaaattcaaaccacttatttttaccaattgttttaaaactgtattactggtatatgaatatacacaaaatgataatcacactatacacacactagcacacaaagttatcaaaaggaatggtaggaccaggctgctaggcaacaatacttacgtattatgtaaaaatgtatggtaagggttttgctgaagcttgaggaatgttctacaggaaaataaaacaatttctacttcaaaaggaataccccattggtcatgcaacatgaaaatacctctctggtgtggaagcatcaagagcctctttccagatggctgcaactgcatcattgtcaaatctcttggcccgccccacgttactattgtaatggtgtttacattgagcccaaactagttcgattgcattatagtggcagtgatagggtgggagtcgtagaatttcgtggccatagttacgagccaactcgtctacctcatatctgaaaagtgtgttagaacaaggtgtatacgtaattttttgcaactatctcacttttaaagaaatgctgtgaaaaaaacgaaataatataccgtattcggggcttgttttgtttagctattctcagcagctccactttcaacaaattattttcatgttttatcccattcttctccagccacgcgatcagtgcagccttggtccagttcgttgtaggtgttttctcaacctacgttatgccaacatttaactaaatactcaagtagctgataagaattcatgacagtagaaccctgttacaattttactgcttataaagttttcctgcctataatgtattatttttcaagtccaatattttccctataaggacaatgtttttaattcctggatataatgtttcacaaattatgcgtttcgtgcttgtaatgttcacttcataaaattttagaagacgaaaaaaattaaaagcctttgtctatactgtctatgtatatgtgtatgttagcagttaactgcctgttgacacccttggaaaacaaataaattcataaatttttagccattctgtgtgttttcaaatgtattcacttaaatcacatgttcaagtggcaaaagaactggacttaagcatttccactgtaaacactgtcgtgaattatgacaattttacagcaatgagacaatgtgtaagtaaagacaaagcagatagaagctggaagcaccatgatgttaaagaaaaattgtttttggcttgctacaagcaaattggagcatcaaatatatctttatgcagcttgttgagtccattggcaataaatccacactaaaaagtactaaattgaatttcctgcttatgtttttttttcttgtagccccttaaaaacaaattataacagggttctactgtacttatgcaaagcaaacatgtgttttggcatattgtcgtaatgaatttctaaatttaacaaagcatgttagtttagtgactagaaatttttttgaaaatattattttaatttattaagtagggcaacagagcattcataaagtgggtccttttaccaaacaagtaattatgtcattttcaaatgctgtttgcaataaaaaaaatttatttggtatttcaaaccctctactaaattagtttgcactacaatgtaattcaattacattatatatatatatatatatatatatatatatatatatatatatatatatatatctgtgtgtgtgtgtattcaatttcagctcaaacattatagtttataaaaatgtagtgtaggcatactattaagataacaattattgctggcaaaatgtattagtctcgaatattcgtacttatacacaataataaacacatgtaaatttttcacattacaatttgagcaataaaaagacactgctttaccattgcacatacctgggtgctgtgatatgaagcattgtccattatgatgacactgggttcctcaagatgcaccaacatgtcttcaaaccacatcaagaaagtttccccattcatctcgccatggtagtctgcagtcttctgacctgaaacaaaaagtaatcctgctcctggcacaaagccagtgcgccctccagcattaacaacaataaaccttttaccatctccaacagtacgtctcttcgcagattgtagactcttgtcctgccatgactttgatacagttcctgaaaaatatatgaaatggaaatgaaatactttgtattggaccacagaacaaattttcaaataaattaatgccttgcctctctggaaaatccatgtttcatcaacaaatatgaaattggcacctctttctttttcttctttatactttctcaagaaatctattcgctgcaatactatgttttcattctctatcaaagcttttcgtccatcaacagttgtccatgaaaatcccatcttctttaacaatttatgaagacttgatcttccaccataataatctatttgtctttccctgatttctttcaaaatggtgtcgactgtaacattcaaacctgtaaatttattgcatacattaacaatacatgaaataacagaggtacacaaaactaagcgaaaccacaaccccgtagaagataatttaagtgcacaatttacatttattaaatagttttaataaacttacatttcaaaaatacttttaaattaatttaaattttgtagtttgcttagaggaattctacattgcagtatttttgtctgcaatgatatgacgattatattgcgcgtttgtattgaagttgtgtaaaacattagtatttcagcattcaatttagcaatcaataagttacaagctctacactgtgttgtaggtaaatgttttgtatcgtgtatcccatgtgatccctagatctttatgcatgaacctgtacatcctattgatcgtgtggtgcatgctttttttcatttattcagatcaaagatcctgaacataatcaaatattgtggtatagcaagaataattatcataagtttaataaaacatatatattttcattattattcaactttaaatcataactcattactacatcacaggtttttagttttggttttgtacaggatttttaaacgtaataaattagaaaagcaagcatcatcaatcacaggatcaatatttgcaggatcatgcgatcaggatcaatgtatcgaatcggatacgcgatactaaacttttactgttttataaccttctgttacttcatacactaacacacagtttgtctggctatgttgtgttttcatatgatacttcattacaatgaagtaggcctattgtttataaaataacaatacccctatattttctaaagggttaggcagggcatgacactattttgcaatagaatatatattgtactggaccctgccacacagtacaatttagccaattaagtatcccaatttttttttaataaccatgcttgcttagaccacaactcactaatttgtaaccaattactgctaaagcgcacaactggatattattgatactggaaatagtcattatttaaccttctgatacatcataaaagttgaggttatttaatatgtatactgtgtataacgatataaacattacttgtagttttagaatgtaacaattttctttctatctttaacctaaccttaaaaggacgtgtacctatttcatatgttgcacaatattctatatatcaataccatatcaataaagaaacctaacaaaccacccaaaaatgttaagtattttaaaaggacagatgatatcggaaaaaaactgaaccggtcaatctgcatatggatatatgaaatgaatacaattaagtagggcctaccccagtgatattgaaactactcttcagtatcaaatttttaccttcagcgtacatcctgtaaattgcattcctgattgcatttactgtgaaatcgtcgactgtgtcaagtgactttccttcctgtggc from Bacillus rossius redtenbacheri isolate Brsri chromosome 1, Brsri_v3, whole genome shotgun sequence includes these protein-coding regions:
- the LOC134527314 gene encoding uncharacterized protein LOC134527314 isoform X1 gives rise to the protein MMEFVIVLIFCVVLVIAVMVIGSGMGKATSSQRQMDIINVAQNLYVLIRKGDLKKCDVTQTTAFLLNIAKSTVLKYYKKDIEEVSTPGKKRKKRPQEGKSLDTVDDFTVNAIRNAIYRMYAEGLNVTVDTILKEIRERQIDYYGGRSSLHKLLKKMGFSWTTVDGRKALIENENIVLQRIDFLRKYKEEKERGANFIFVDETWIFQRGKALIYLKICSVVQYKVFHFHFIYFSGTVSKSWQDKSLQSAKRRTVGDGKRFIVVNAGGRTGFVPGAGLLFVSGQKTADYHGEMNGETFLMWFEDMLVHLEEPSVIIMDNASYHSTQVEKTPTTNWTKAALIAWLEKNGIKHENNLLKVELLRIAKQNKPRIRWARCVDHVEKLIQADWEREVHIDSGTIHPLIIHLGEDSSSEDSDSEEFEVTTQQVDGDSEVLAVPLDDLPGCAY
- the LOC134527314 gene encoding uncharacterized protein LOC134527314 isoform X2, with protein sequence MMEFVIVLIFCVVLVIAVMVIGSGMGKATSSQRQMDIINVAQNLYVLIRKGDLKKCDVTQTTAFLLNIAKSTVLKYYKKDIEEVSTPGKKRKKRPQEGKSLDTVDDFTVNAIRNAIYRMYAEGLNVTVDTILKEIRERQIDYYGGRSSLHKLLKKMGFSWTTVDGRKALIENENIVLQRIDFLRKYKEEKERGANFIFVDETWIFQRGKALIYLKICSVVQYKVFHFHFIYFSGTVSKSWQDKSLQSAKRRTVGDGQKTADYHGEMNGETFLMWFEDMLVHLEEPSVIIMDNASYHSTQVEKTPTTNWTKAALIAWLEKNGIKHENNLLKVELLRIAKQNKPRIRWARCVDHVEKLIQADWEREVHIDSGTIHPLIIHLGEDSSSEDSDSEEFEVTTQQVDGDSEVLAVPLDDLPGCAY
- the LOC134527314 gene encoding uncharacterized protein LOC134527314 isoform X3 → MMEFVIVLIFCVVLVIAVMVIGSGMGKATSSQRQMDIINVAQNLYVLIRKGDLKKCDVTQTTAFLLNIAKSTVLKYYKKDIEEVSTPGKKRKKRPQEGKSLDTVDDFTVNAIRNAIYRMYAEGLNVTVDTILKEIRERQIDYYGGRSSLHKLLKKMGFSWTTVDGRKALIENENIVLQRIDFLRKYKEEKERGTVSKSWQDKSLQSAKRRTVGDGKRFIVVNAGGRTGFVPGAGLLFVSGQKTADYHGEMNGETFLMWFEDMLVHLEEPSVIIMDNASYHSTQVEKTPTTNWTKAALIAWLEKNGIKHENNLLKVELLRIAKQNKPRIRWARCVDHVEKLIQADWEREVHIDSGTIHPLIIHLGEDSSSEDSDSEEFEVTTQQVDGDSEVLAVPLDDLPGCAY